The stretch of DNA TTTCTCTGGCGTTAGCATTAAAAGATGTTTGATCAAATTAATGAGTCCTTGGTGATCCTAAAAATGCTATTTTTGCATTGGATTGAACCAAAAAGTACTTTTATTTTGTTGGGGATGGGGGTGAGTAGTTACAAAAATTAAATGAAATTTGTTGCTAGCGGAGATGTAGTAGTTGATGCTATGCCGGGTTCAACATAAATGTGCGTATGCGGCCTTACGTACAAATATGACATTGTCGTCAGCAAATGTGACAAAAAATGCGTGGCTAAGATCACATAATGCTACTCAACCTATTGAAAATAGGTTGGTGTCAGCATGGCATATCTTTTGCTGAAGATCTCTTTGCTGGAGGGTCGCAAAAATGACAACCGCAAGCTATTCTGTTTCATCATCGACTGCTCCTGACTCGTGTATGGTCAGTTCATTAGAGACTTGGCCGCTTTATGATCTTTTATTATGGCTACACGAATCTCACCGAACTGCCATGGTAAGGGTCGGTTTTAGTTTAGATGCTGGTGTAATCTTTTTTAGAAACGGTCACCTTATACGTTGTGAATACAAAATGCTTAGAGGCGAAGAGGCACTCTGGTGTTTATTAGGGGTAAATGATGGTGATTTTTCTTTAATTCAGCGTGCAATTCCTGAAGTGAGCGCCAATATATGGCGACCCACGGCTGAGATATTACTGCAATATTTTCACTCAAATGGTCATAAACGGCAAATTGAGACTGCTTAGAGCAATTATTTTAAAGTATAAAAAGTTAAGAACGCAGTTCTTTAATTTCAGTAATTAAAGCTTCAATAGTTTTCTGTGCGTCACCAAAGACCATCATGGTATTAGATTTATAAAAAAGCTCGTTATCAATGCCTGCAAATCCGGGGCGCATCGAACGCTTTAATACCATTATTGAACGCGCACGCTCTGCATTTAAAATGGGCATGCCATAAATCGGACTATCTTTATTATTGCGTGCTGCAGGATTTACTACATCATTAGCACCGATGATTATGGCAACATCGGTGTTTACAAAATCGTCGTTAATCTGTTCCATGTCAAAGAGTAATTCATAATCAATCCCAGCTTCGGCAAGTAGCACATTCATGTGGCCTGGCATGCGACCAGCTACTGGATGAATTGCAAAACGAACGTTAGTACCTTTATGGCTCAGCAATTCAACCAGTTTTTTAACCGAATGCTGTGCTTGAGATACAGCCATACCATAACCAGGCACAATAATTACTCGCTCTGCTGCGTCAATAATAGTTGCCGCTTCTTCATTGCTGGTACTGCGATAACTTTTGTCAGCCATGCTAACTTCAGTATTTGCTGCTGGTTTACCAAAAGCGCCAAATAATACATTGGTGATAGAACGATTCATCGCTCGCGACATAACTATCGATAAAATAAATCCCGAAGCACCATCGAGAGCACCAGCAACAATAAGAATATTATTTTGCAGGGCAAAGCCGGTCGCCGCCGCTGCTAAACCAGCATAGGAATTTAATAAAGCGATAACCACGGGCATATCAGCAGCACCGATAGGCAATACCAGTAAAATACCAAATAAGGTGGCTAAGCCTACCATTACATAAAAAAGAGGAGATGCAGTAGGTACAATAATTACGTAAATGGCAATGCCAATAATGGTGAAGAACAATAATACATTAAAAATATTTTGACCACGATATATTAATGGGCGTCCAGGTAACCAGGTTTGTAGTTTAGCAAATGCGATTAAAGAGCCAGTAACCGTAAGACTGCCGAACATTACTTCAAAATCTAGTGTAACTAATTCAATGGTATGTAGTTGAGAGCCGTGTTCATAAAAGTGTGCGATACCAACTAAGGCGGCAGCTAAAGCGCCAAAAGCATGTGATAGTGCGGTTCGCTGTGGCATAGCGGTCATTGGTGTCCATACCGCTATAATAATGCCGAGCAGTGAACCTGCTAAACCGCCAATAATGATCCATTCGTAGGTGATAATTTGATGGTTTAGTAAGGTACCGGTAATGGCAAGCACCATACCAATCTCTGCCATATGCATGCCTCGTCGTGCTGTGCGTGGTGAGCCGAGGCTGCGTAAACCAAATATAAACAGTATAGAGGAAACAAAATAAGTAAGCCCAATGAGAGTTGTTTGTGTCATAAAGATACCTGCTACATTTTAGGCTTAGTACTACGAAACATTTTTAGCATACGCTCAGTAATTAAAAAGCCACCAACTACATTGGTCATAGCTGCTGCAACTGCGATAGTGCCGAGCACGGTAGCGATACGGCCATAATGACCACCAGCAACTAAAATTGCACCAACTACTGATATTGCTGAAACAGCGTTAGTAGCAGACATAAGTGGTGTGTGCAGTAGCGGTGGTACACGGTGAATAATGTGATAGCCAACGACTCCAGCTAGTACAAAAATATAAAGTTCCATGATTTGTAAGGCAGCTTCAGACATAAGGCACCTCATAGGGGTTTTAAACGTGAATTAACTATCGCGCCATCGCGAGTTATCAATGTACTGTTTATAATTGGATCGTCTAAGTTTATATTTAACTGTCCTTGTTGGTCGCAAAGATTTTGTACGAAATTAGCGATATTTTTAGCATAGAGTTGACTAGCATGGGTTGCCATAGATGAAGTTAAATTCAACGGACCGATTATTTGTACATCATCAATAAAAATAATTTCACCAGCTTTGGTTAATGCACAATTGCCACCTTGTTCAGCAGCAAGATCAACTATTATCGCACCAGGTTTCATCCCCTGCATCATTGCTTTAGTAAGTAGTATAGGAGCGCGTCTGCCAGGGATTAAGGCGGTAGTAATAATAACGTCAGCGTTGCGAACATATTGGGCTAGCGCTTCTTGCTGCTTAGCTAAGTGCTCGGCAGTTTGTTCTTTAGCATAACCGCTTTGATCCGAGAGATTGCTGGTATCAAGAGCCAAATCAATAAATTTACCGCCTACAGAATATACTTGTTCGCGCACTTCAGGACGAACATCATAAGCTTCAACTACTGCGCCTAATCGTTTTGCTGTGGCAATTGCTTGCAAGCCAGCTACTCCTGCACCCAAAACCAGTACCTTAGCGGCTTTTAAAGTACCTGCGGCAGTGATCATTAGGGGGAAAATACGCGGTGCGTTATTAGCTGCAAGCAATACCGCTTTATAGCCAGCCAGATTTGCCATTGATGAAAGCACATCCATCGATTGGGCACGAGTAATGCGTGGCAGCAACTCAAGGGCAAAAGTGGTCAGCTGGTACTCAGCAAGCTTGGCTACTGCAGTTGAGGCACCTAAAGGATCAAGCAGAGCAACAATAATTTGTTTTGCATGCATAAGATCTAAATCGGCCGCACCATTTGCTGGATTAGCACTCGGCCCTCTAACTTGTAACAAAATATCAGCGCTTGCTGCTTCTTGACGACTGACTAGTGTAGCCCCTGCTTGGGTGTAAAGTGTATCAGGATAACCTGCGATTTGTCCTGCCCCAGTTTCAATGAAAAATGAATGGCCGATTTTAAGCATTTGCTTTACGGTGTCTGGCACCATTGCGACACGTAATTCGCCGGGTGTTGATTCTTTGATGACCCCGATTTTCATGATACTCCTATGTTCCTAACAAAACAGGTTTTAAAATAAATTTTTTTTGAATATCCTTTGGCAATTTAATCAGTTACACATTGAAATGCGAGAGAAGTATTCATACGGTGATCGTCTACTTGCAAACAATTGTTAATTGTTCATTGCTCGTACAACATGGCTCTGGTACCACAAAGCTTGCTTAGTTGCAGCAATGTATTGTAACGTATTGTAACGTTATATTGGGGTTACGTGTGCGAATTAAAAAGCTTGAAATACATGGCTTTAAATCTTTTGCTGACCGAGTTGTGTTGTCTTTTGGCGATGGTATTACTGGGGTAGTAGGGCCCAATGGTTGTGGCAAATCAAATGTTGTAGATGCCATCCGTTGGTGTATGGGTGAGATGAGCGCCAAGCATTTACGCGGTCGGGCCATGCAAGATGTTATTTTTGCAGGTTCTGATTCGCGTGGACCGACCGGCATAGCAGAGGTTACGCTAACCTTTCATAATGATGGTAATGCTCCTCCACAATATGCGGTATTTAGTGAAATTGCGGTTACGCGGCGCTTACATCGTGATGGTTCTAGTGAGTATATTATAAATAAAGTGCCAGCACGCTTGCGCGATATTACCGATTTGTTCTTAGGCACCGGTGCAGGTACGCGGGCATATTCAATTATTGAGCAGGGTCGTATTGGCTTTGTGGTTTCAGCGCGTCCTGAAGATCGGCGTTCACTTATTGAAGAAGTTGCTAGTATTACCAAATTTAAAGCGCGCAAAAAAGCAGCCGAACGTCGCTTTGAGGCCACTGAACAAAACTTGCGTCGTGTCAATGATATTGTTAGCGAGCTTGAACGTCAGCTTGGTTCGTTGCGTCGTCAAGCCCGAAAAGCTGAGCGTTATAAAGAGTTACGTGAAGAGCTGCGTGATCTTGAATTACATGGTGCTAGTTTAGAATATCTCAATCTGGGAGTGTTAGAGAAAGTTCAAGAGGCACAACGAGTGCAACTTGAAAGCACTATTGAAGATTTAAATGCGGCTTTTGCAAATTCTGAAGCTGGGTTAGAAATAGAGCGCTTGCGTCTTACTGAAGAAGAGCGAGTATTGATGGCCTCGCAGCAAACTACCGCAGAGATGGATGCGCGTATTGCAGCGCTTGAGCGTGATTTGTCACATTGGAAATCGCGTTTTTTTGAAACCAAAGAGAGGATACAGACCGCGTGTCGCGATTTAGAAGAAGCGCGAGTGCGCCTTACTTATACTGATAGTGAACGTGTTGAAGCACAGCAAGCTACGGTTACTTATGAACAAGAAGCGAATAAAAGTCGTGAGCTGATTAACGCGGCAGCCAGTGCTTTAATAAAAATGCAGACGGAGCTTAGTGCTCTTGATGTTGAACTTGATATGCATCGCAAAGACGCTTTAGAGCATGTACATGGTGCTGCTCAAGGTCGAGCGCATGCTAAGAATTTAGAGCGCCAACGTGTTGATGTGCAAACCCGACTTGAAAACGCAAGCTCTGAACAACAAGATTTACAACTTAGACGAGCTGAAACACAACGGCGCTGTGAAGTTTTAGCGCAACAATTTGAGCAACTACAAACCGACTTGACGAATTACCATGAGCAAATTGCAGGTTTGCGTGAGCAATTAAATATAACTAATGCTGAAACTGACCATTTTGAAGCACTCTTACAAAACTTACGAGACCAGTTAGGCGCTAAACGTTCTCGTCTTGAGTCTTTGCAAGAAATTGCTCGTCGTTTTGAAGGATACTCTGATGGTGTACGCAGCATTTTTGGGGCGTGTGATGAACATGGGACACCGCAAGAAGGTGGTACTCCGGTTGTTGCGGGCATACGCGCCCTAGTTAGTGATGTACTCAATGTAACTTCAGAGTATGAGCGCGCGATTGAGGCTGCATTGGGTAATCGTGTACAGTATCTTATTGTAGATAGTATTGATGATGGAGCCGCAGCGATAGCCTTTTTGCAACAAACCTCTAGCGGTCAAAGCGGTTTTATTCCAATAGCGCCAAGACAAAGAGAGCGCTGGTCAGCCATGGCAGTACCTGAAGGTGTGCTTGGTGTGGCTCGTTCTTTTGTCTCTCCAGATGAAGGTTATGAGCAAGTTGCTGACTATCTGCTAAGTGAAGTGTTAATTGTTGATAATATTGATATCGCTCGTCGTCTTTTTGCAGCAGGAGTTAGTGATGAAAGAGTAGCCAATAAAATATTAGTTACTATTAGTGGTGAAGTTATTGATATAGGTGGGGTTATTACCGGTGGCTCGGTTGAAGGTGCTGGATTGCTGCAAAAACGCCGTGAGATCCGTGAACTTGCACAAGAAGTTGAGCAGCTCACCCAAGTTTATCAAACACGCAAAGCCGAACAAGAAGATCTTGAAACCCAACGTTTGCAACTCGAAATTGATGTGCAACAACTTGATAAAGATATTCACGAGGGCGAGCTTGAGCGTGTACAAATTGTAAAAGACAAACAAGCGGCTGAAAAAGAACACAACACTATAAATGAGAGACTCGAAGTATTAGCTTATGAGTTAACCCAACGATGTGAAGAGCTTGCCGAGATTGATACTGAAGAGCGAACAGTGTTGGCGCAAGCGGTGAGCGCCGAAGCAGGGCGTGAGCAAAGTGAAGCTCAGTTAGCTTTTCTTAGTGAACAACGCCGTACTCTGGCGTTAAAAATTGATAGCCAAAGTGAAGAACTTACTGAAGCTAAAGTACAATTGGCAGCTCATGAAGAAAAGCTAGCTGCAGCCAAAGCCACAGTACAAAGGCTTGCAACGACACATAAAGAATTAGCCAATCGTATCGAGCGTGATGATGTGACTATGGGCGAGGGTGAGGTAGCGGCGGCTGAATTAGAGCAAAAAATTACACAAGGTAGCGAGCAATTGTCAGATTTGGTCAGTCAAACTCAAATGCTGCATACCCAACTTAATGAAGCGCGTGGCCGCTATGAAACCGAACGTGCTGGCATAGGTGATGTAGAACAGAAGATGCGTAGTCAGCGCAACGAACTCGA from Deltaproteobacteria bacterium encodes:
- the smc gene encoding chromosome segregation protein SMC; the encoded protein is MRIKKLEIHGFKSFADRVVLSFGDGITGVVGPNGCGKSNVVDAIRWCMGEMSAKHLRGRAMQDVIFAGSDSRGPTGIAEVTLTFHNDGNAPPQYAVFSEIAVTRRLHRDGSSEYIINKVPARLRDITDLFLGTGAGTRAYSIIEQGRIGFVVSARPEDRRSLIEEVASITKFKARKKAAERRFEATEQNLRRVNDIVSELERQLGSLRRQARKAERYKELREELRDLELHGASLEYLNLGVLEKVQEAQRVQLESTIEDLNAAFANSEAGLEIERLRLTEEERVLMASQQTTAEMDARIAALERDLSHWKSRFFETKERIQTACRDLEEARVRLTYTDSERVEAQQATVTYEQEANKSRELINAAASALIKMQTELSALDVELDMHRKDALEHVHGAAQGRAHAKNLERQRVDVQTRLENASSEQQDLQLRRAETQRRCEVLAQQFEQLQTDLTNYHEQIAGLREQLNITNAETDHFEALLQNLRDQLGAKRSRLESLQEIARRFEGYSDGVRSIFGACDEHGTPQEGGTPVVAGIRALVSDVLNVTSEYERAIEAALGNRVQYLIVDSIDDGAAAIAFLQQTSSGQSGFIPIAPRQRERWSAMAVPEGVLGVARSFVSPDEGYEQVADYLLSEVLIVDNIDIARRLFAAGVSDERVANKILVTISGEVIDIGGVITGGSVEGAGLLQKRREIRELAQEVEQLTQVYQTRKAEQEDLETQRLQLEIDVQQLDKDIHEGELERVQIVKDKQAAEKEHNTINERLEVLAYELTQRCEELAEIDTEERTVLAQAVSAEAGREQSEAQLAFLSEQRRTLALKIDSQSEELTEAKVQLAAHEEKLAAAKATVQRLATTHKELANRIERDDVTMGEGEVAAAELEQKITQGSEQLSDLVSQTQMLHTQLNEARGRYETERAGIGDVEQKMRSQRNELDSMREKLLNTRMEIQRLNLERQRLIDQVAERYDVVLATIITDYHLRSLPGTHADSRRGELDRAIRAMGPINLTAIEECAEIEGRHTFLVQQRDDLQSALDSLKRAITRINRQSRERFRAAFDAVNEMFQQVFPRLFRGGEARLELVENGDVLEAGVDIIAQPPGKKLQNVGLLSGGEKALTATALVFSIFLIKPSPFCVLDEVDAPLDEANVGRFNQMLQEISKLSQFIVITHNKLTMSEADRLYGITMEEPGMSKVVSVDLSQQNGEVAA
- a CDS encoding DUF4388 domain-containing protein translates to MTTASYSVSSSTAPDSCMVSSLETWPLYDLLLWLHESHRTAMVRVGFSLDAGVIFFRNGHLIRCEYKMLRGEEALWCLLGVNDGDFSLIQRAIPEVSANIWRPTAEILLQYFHSNGHKRQIETA
- a CDS encoding NAD(P) transhydrogenase subunit alpha — its product is MSEAALQIMELYIFVLAGVVGYHIIHRVPPLLHTPLMSATNAVSAISVVGAILVAGGHYGRIATVLGTIAVAAAMTNVVGGFLITERMLKMFRSTKPKM
- a CDS encoding NAD(P)(+) transhydrogenase (Re/Si-specific) subunit beta produces the protein MTQTTLIGLTYFVSSILFIFGLRSLGSPRTARRGMHMAEIGMVLAITGTLLNHQIITYEWIIIGGLAGSLLGIIIAVWTPMTAMPQRTALSHAFGALAAALVGIAHFYEHGSQLHTIELVTLDFEVMFGSLTVTGSLIAFAKLQTWLPGRPLIYRGQNIFNVLLFFTIIGIAIYVIIVPTASPLFYVMVGLATLFGILLVLPIGAADMPVVIALLNSYAGLAAAATGFALQNNILIVAGALDGASGFILSIVMSRAMNRSITNVLFGAFGKPAANTEVSMADKSYRSTSNEEAATIIDAAERVIIVPGYGMAVSQAQHSVKKLVELLSHKGTNVRFAIHPVAGRMPGHMNVLLAEAGIDYELLFDMEQINDDFVNTDVAIIIGANDVVNPAARNNKDSPIYGMPILNAERARSIMVLKRSMRPGFAGIDNELFYKSNTMMVFGDAQKTIEALITEIKELRS
- a CDS encoding Re/Si-specific NAD(P)(+) transhydrogenase subunit alpha, with the protein product MKIGVIKESTPGELRVAMVPDTVKQMLKIGHSFFIETGAGQIAGYPDTLYTQAGATLVSRQEAASADILLQVRGPSANPANGAADLDLMHAKQIIVALLDPLGASTAVAKLAEYQLTTFALELLPRITRAQSMDVLSSMANLAGYKAVLLAANNAPRIFPLMITAAGTLKAAKVLVLGAGVAGLQAIATAKRLGAVVEAYDVRPEVREQVYSVGGKFIDLALDTSNLSDQSGYAKEQTAEHLAKQQEALAQYVRNADVIITTALIPGRRAPILLTKAMMQGMKPGAIIVDLAAEQGGNCALTKAGEIIFIDDVQIIGPLNLTSSMATHASQLYAKNIANFVQNLCDQQGQLNINLDDPIINSTLITRDGAIVNSRLKPL